Proteins found in one Brachypodium distachyon strain Bd21 chromosome 5, Brachypodium_distachyon_v3.0, whole genome shotgun sequence genomic segment:
- the LOC100838351 gene encoding B-box zinc finger protein 24 yields MRIQCDACEGEAATVVCCADEAALCARCDVQIHAANKLAGKHQRLPLHHDSPSTRSSPAPRCDVCQDKPAFVFCVEDRALFCADCDLSIHVQGALSGNHHRFLATGIRVGFAFTTVCSTHAGERRPRAAPSKPPPAVVPAPAPAAAPQEVPSSPAYLSPSGWAVEDLLQFSDYESSGDKKGSTSPLGFKELEWFADIDGLFHHDSPLAPATKGVSRTAAAEVPELFASPQPAGNAGFYKAAGARPSKKARVELPDDDEDYLIVPDLG; encoded by the exons ATGAGGATCCAGTGCGACGCGTGCGAGGGcgaggcggcgacggtggtGTGCTGCGCGGACGAGGCGGCGCTGTGCGCGCGCTGCGACGTGCAGATCCACGCCGCCAACAAGCTCGCCGGCAAGCACCAGCGCCTGCCACTCCACCACGACTCACCCTCAACCCGCAGCTCCCCCGCGCCGCGCTGCGACGTGTGCCAGGACAAGCCGGCCTTCGTCTTCTGCGTCGAGGACAGGGCGCTCTTCTGCGCCGACTGCGACCTCTCCATCCACGTCCAGGGCGCGCTCTCGGGCAACCACCACCGCTTCCTCGCCACCGGAATCCGCGTCGGCTTCGCCTTCACCACCGTCTGCAGCACCCACGCCGGCGAACGCCGCCCCCGGGCAGCGCCGTCCAAGCCGCCTCCGGCTGTCGTCCCTGCCCCGGCCCCGGCTGCCGCGCCGCAGGAGGTGCCCTCGTCCCCGGCGTACCTCTCGCCGTCGGGCTGGGCCGTCGAGGACCTCCTCCAGTTCTCCGACTACGAGTCCAGCGGCGACAAG AAGGGGTCGACGTCCCCTCTGGGGTTCAAGGAGCTGGAGTGGTTCGCCGACATCGACGGACTGTTCCACCATGACAGCCCGCTGGCGCCGGCCACGAAAGGCGTCAGCAGGACCGCCGCGGCCGAGGTCCCCGAGCTCTTCGCCTCGCCGCAGCCGGCGGGCAACGCGGGCTTCTACAAGGCGGCCGGTGCGCGCCCGAGCAAGAAGGCACGCGTGGAGCTGCCTGACGATGATGAGGACTACCTCATCGTTCCCGATCTCGGATGA
- the LOC100821999 gene encoding uncharacterized CRM domain-containing protein At3g25440, chloroplastic isoform X2, which yields MAMDPQSPGAMVSVDDSGKPKVKRPKLKGKRAVTRFLKSLRWKKKKELQRMTAEEKILYKLKLARKKEERLLAALKKIEPNDPSEPTHDPEVLTPEEHFYFLKMGQKSKNYVPVGRRGIYQGVILNMHLHWKKHQTLQVIVKTFTPEEVKEIASELAILSGGIVLSIQEGNTIIMYRGKNYAQPPPEIMSPKIALPRKKALDKSKYRDRLRALRRYIPRLEQELEDLHAQMKLSGGHRGQSAVKDVTFVSDCTNSMSAKNDSSSSIHKRSVSDLLSENIERSEMLEDGNTEDDDDSASESITCSESEDLSDIFETDSEEQVEDTKERPLYLDSLDKFLPESNDNEPDDFEEHLRKIASLSDKTDSPAKELKISELDEIDKIFLRASSLLKKR from the exons ATGGCAATGGATCCACAAAGTCCTGGAGCCATGGTATCAGTCGATGATTCTGGCAAGCCAAAAGTAAAGAGGCCAAAACTTAAAGGAAAGAGAGCTGTAACAAGGTTTTTGAAATCCTTGagatggaaaaagaaaaaggagctTCAGAGAATGACTGCTGAGGAGAAGATTTTGTACAAACTGAAGCTG GCTCGAAAGAAGGAAGAACGACTCCTTGCAGCTTTGAAGAAAATTGAACCAAATGATCCATCAGAACCTACACATGATCCAGAAGTTCTTACACCTGAAGAACACTTCTATTTCCTTAAGATGGGCCAAAAAAGTAAAAACTATGTGCCTGTTGGAAGACGTGGAATTTACCAGGGAGTGATCTTGAACATGCATCTGCACTGGAAAAAGCACCAAACCCTACAGGTAATTGTGAAGACATTCACACCAGAAGAGGTTAAGGAAATCGCCTCGGAGTTAGCCATTCTAAGCGGTGGTATCGTGCTCAGCATTCAAGAAGGGAATACAATTATTATGTACAGAGGAAAAAACTATGCACAGCCACCACCTGAAATAATGTCTCCAAAGATTGCGCTTCCTAGAAAAAAG GCACTGGATAAATCAAAATACAGAGATCGTCTCCGAGCTCTTAGGCGGTACATTCCCAGGCTTGAGCAGGAGCTGGAAGATCTTCATGCGCAGATGAAGTTATCTGGAGGACATAGAGGACAAAGTGCAGTGAAAGACGTTACTTTTGTTTCAGATTGTACAAACAGCATGTCTGCTAAAAATGATTCTTCTAGCTCAATTCATAAGAGAAGTGTATCTGATCTTCTGTCAGAAAATATAGAGAGGTCGGAGATGCTAGAAGATGGAAATACTGAGGATGATGACGATTCAGCTTCAGAGTCTATCACATGCTCAGAATCTGAGGATCTCTCTGACATCTTCGAGACAGATTCAGAGGAGCAAGTAGAAGATACCAAGGAGCGTCCATTGTATCTAGATAGTCTGGATAAGTTTCTCCCAGAGAGCAATGATAATGAGCCGGATGATTTTGAGGAGCATCTGCGGAAGATTGCTTCACTTTCAGATAAGACTGATTCACCTGCAAAAGAACTGAAAATCTCTGAGCTTGATGAAATTGATAAAATATTCCTGAGAGCAAGTTCATTATTGAAGAAAAGATGA
- the LOC100821999 gene encoding uncharacterized CRM domain-containing protein At3g25440, chloroplastic isoform X1, with amino-acid sequence MRCPPRTTNQPHALAHGLSRTLAAPRGAVMASRLLLLRRATRRWHLQPSRPPALRPPFCNVNATTPYHGTLQPRSPSYTSHKVFHQDTGFFSCSRSYNIQTYRCVHTSQPVNSQNQSMAMDPQSPGAMVSVDDSGKPKVKRPKLKGKRAVTRFLKSLRWKKKKELQRMTAEEKILYKLKLARKKEERLLAALKKIEPNDPSEPTHDPEVLTPEEHFYFLKMGQKSKNYVPVGRRGIYQGVILNMHLHWKKHQTLQVIVKTFTPEEVKEIASELAILSGGIVLSIQEGNTIIMYRGKNYAQPPPEIMSPKIALPRKKALDKSKYRDRLRALRRYIPRLEQELEDLHAQMKLSGGHRGQSAVKDVTFVSDCTNSMSAKNDSSSSIHKRSVSDLLSENIERSEMLEDGNTEDDDDSASESITCSESEDLSDIFETDSEEQVEDTKERPLYLDSLDKFLPESNDNEPDDFEEHLRKIASLSDKTDSPAKELKISELDEIDKIFLRASSLLKKR; translated from the exons ATGCGCTGCCCCCCTCGAACTACCAACCAACCCCACGCGCTTGCGCACGGGCTCTCTCGAACTCTCGCCGCACCGCGCGGCGCGGTCATGGCGAGCCGACTCCTCTTGCTCCGGCGGGCCACAAGGAGGTGGCACCTTCAGCCTTCACGACCTCCCGCGCTTCGCCCACCGTTTTGCAACGTAAATGCGACGACGCCTTACCACGGGACGCTGCAGCCGAGGTCACCATC TTATACTTCCCACAAGGTTTTTCACCAAGATACTGGGTTCTTCAGTTGTTCGCGAAGTTATAACATTCAAACGTACCGCTGTGTCCATACCAGTCAACCGGTTAATAGCCAAAATCAGAGCATGGCAATGGATCCACAAAGTCCTGGAGCCATGGTATCAGTCGATGATTCTGGCAAGCCAAAAGTAAAGAGGCCAAAACTTAAAGGAAAGAGAGCTGTAACAAGGTTTTTGAAATCCTTGagatggaaaaagaaaaaggagctTCAGAGAATGACTGCTGAGGAGAAGATTTTGTACAAACTGAAGCTG GCTCGAAAGAAGGAAGAACGACTCCTTGCAGCTTTGAAGAAAATTGAACCAAATGATCCATCAGAACCTACACATGATCCAGAAGTTCTTACACCTGAAGAACACTTCTATTTCCTTAAGATGGGCCAAAAAAGTAAAAACTATGTGCCTGTTGGAAGACGTGGAATTTACCAGGGAGTGATCTTGAACATGCATCTGCACTGGAAAAAGCACCAAACCCTACAGGTAATTGTGAAGACATTCACACCAGAAGAGGTTAAGGAAATCGCCTCGGAGTTAGCCATTCTAAGCGGTGGTATCGTGCTCAGCATTCAAGAAGGGAATACAATTATTATGTACAGAGGAAAAAACTATGCACAGCCACCACCTGAAATAATGTCTCCAAAGATTGCGCTTCCTAGAAAAAAG GCACTGGATAAATCAAAATACAGAGATCGTCTCCGAGCTCTTAGGCGGTACATTCCCAGGCTTGAGCAGGAGCTGGAAGATCTTCATGCGCAGATGAAGTTATCTGGAGGACATAGAGGACAAAGTGCAGTGAAAGACGTTACTTTTGTTTCAGATTGTACAAACAGCATGTCTGCTAAAAATGATTCTTCTAGCTCAATTCATAAGAGAAGTGTATCTGATCTTCTGTCAGAAAATATAGAGAGGTCGGAGATGCTAGAAGATGGAAATACTGAGGATGATGACGATTCAGCTTCAGAGTCTATCACATGCTCAGAATCTGAGGATCTCTCTGACATCTTCGAGACAGATTCAGAGGAGCAAGTAGAAGATACCAAGGAGCGTCCATTGTATCTAGATAGTCTGGATAAGTTTCTCCCAGAGAGCAATGATAATGAGCCGGATGATTTTGAGGAGCATCTGCGGAAGATTGCTTCACTTTCAGATAAGACTGATTCACCTGCAAAAGAACTGAAAATCTCTGAGCTTGATGAAATTGATAAAATATTCCTGAGAGCAAGTTCATTATTGAAGAAAAGATGA
- the LOC100838653 gene encoding probable calcium-binding protein CML22: MVHIPALQLHHATNSTQSNRMRCQAEAAPTATIPSSMPPSAPLVKPPRSGLLSYIPTSISSILPARGCVDASSPPPSAPPAPPSPSKMSPPSGTTTTTKGSAEAAELSRVFQLLDRNGDGRITREELEDCLGKLGIPVPGDELAAMIARIDADGDGCVDEEEFGELYRAIMSTGGGEDEEKKGGDEGVEEDEDMREAFRVFDANGDGYITVEELGAVLASLGLKQGRTAEECRRMIGQVDRDGDGRVDFHEFLQMMRGGGFAALG; the protein is encoded by the coding sequence ATGGTCCATATCCCAGCTTTGCAGCTCCACCACGCCACCAACTCAACCCAAAGCAATCGAATGCGTTGCCAAGCAGAAGCAGCCCCCACAGCAACAATACCCTCCTCCATGCCACCCTCCGCCCCGCTTGTTAAGCCTCCCCGCAgcggcctcctctcctacATCCCCACCAGCATCTCCTCCATCCTCCCTGCCCGCGGCTGCGTCGACGcgtcctcgcctccgccgtcggCTCCGCCAGCGCCTCCGAGTCCGAGCAAGATGTCTCCGCCGtcggggacgacgacgacgacgaagggcAGCGCCGAGGCCGCGGAGCTCTCGCGCGTGTTCCAGCTGCTGGACCGGAACGGCGACGGGCGCATCACGCGGGAGGAGCTGGAGGATTGTCTAGGGAAGCTGGGCATCCCCGTGCCGGGCGACGAGCTGGCCGCCATGATCGCGCGCATcgacgccgacggcgacgggtgcgtcgacgaggaggagtTCGGGGAGCTCTACCGCGCCATCATgtcgaccggcggcggcgaggacgaggagaagaagggcggGGATGAGGgggtggaggaagacgaggacaTGAGGGAGGCGTTCCGGGTGTTCGACGCGAACGGCGACGGGTACATCACGGTGGAGGAGCTGGGCGCCGTGCTGGCGTCGCTGGGGCTGAAGCAGGGCCGCACGGCCGAGGAGTGCCGCCGCATGATCGGCCAGGTCGaccgcgacggcgacggccggGTCGACTTCCACGAGTTCCTCCAGATGATGCGCGGCGGAGGTTTCGCCGCGCTAGGCTGA